The Streptomyces sp. WZ-12 genome segment GCGTGGGCGTCTTGCCGGTGATCTTGTGGACCTCGTCCTGGACGCGGGAGATCTCGCGCTTGGCCTCGTCCGGCTTGATGTCGGTGAGGATCTGGTGGGACCAGGTGTGGTTGGCCAACTCGTGGCCCTCGGCGGCGATCCGCTTCACCTCGGCGGGGCGCTCGGCGATGTGGTTCTTGCCGAGCATGAAGAACGTGGCGTGGGCCTTGTTCTCCTTGAGGACGTCCAGCAGCCGGTTGGTGTTCTCGCTCGGGCCCGCGTCGAAGGTCAGGGCCACGCACTTGGCCTTGCTGCAGTCGACGTCGCCGCTGCCGGCGTCCCCGGCCCTGGCGTTCTTGGCGTCGGACGACGTGGCCTCGGCCCGCGCGTCGGCGGGCGCGGTGACGTCGTAGGAGGCGCAGCCGCTGAGGGCCAGGGCCAGGGAGGCGGCCGTCAGCAGCCCGGCTATGGACGAGCGGCGGGCCGCGGATATCTGCTTCGACATGCGAGATCTTTCCTGGAGTCGTTCGCTGGCTGCTGTGGTTTTTTCGGCGCTCTTCCGCGTGGCCCGGTGCTCGCCGGCGGTGGCCGGGAGCGCGCGCGACCCGTTTTCCGGGCACGACGAAGCGGGCGCGGACGGAGTCGTGGCCCGGTGCGCCGACCGTCTGTCGAACGGACTTCAGCGACTATACAGACCAGGTACACACCATGTGTATAGAAGTGTGGGAAGGGTGGTGTGAGCCTGGTGACAGCCCGATCGGGCGCACTCCGCGCGACACTCCGTCGCGCCCGCGGTGGACTTCTGCTGTGACCGCCCCGCCGGACGACTGCCTGGCCCGCAACGACTGGATCTGCGGCGACTACCTGACCTCCCGCCGCCAGATCCTGCTCGACGCGGTCGGCCAGCATGTGCAGCTCACGGTGGTTTCGGTGGGGCTCGGGCTGGTGATCGCCCTCCCCCTGGCGCTGCTGGCCCGCCGACGGCGCTGGATGGCCGGCCCGGTGCTCGGCCTCACCACCGTGCTCTACACGATCCCGTCGCTGGCGATGTTCTCGCTGCTGCTGCCGGCCTACGGGCTCTCCGCCGCCCTCGTCGTGGTCGGCCTCGCCCTCTACTCCCTCACCCTGCTCGTCCGGAACATCCTGGCGGGGCTGAGCGGAGTCCCCGTCGAGGCCAAGGAGGCCGCCCGCGGCATGGGGTACGGGCCGATGCGGCAACTGCTGACGGTGGAGCTGCCGTTGGCGGTGCCCGCCGCGATGGCCGGGCTGCGCATCGCCACGGTCTCCGCGGTCGCCCTGACCACCGTCGGCGCGATCGTCGG includes the following:
- a CDS encoding polysaccharide deacetylase family protein, which gives rise to MSKQISAARRSSIAGLLTAASLALALSGCASYDVTAPADARAEATSSDAKNARAGDAGSGDVDCSKAKCVALTFDAGPSENTNRLLDVLKENKAHATFFMLGKNHIAERPAEVKRIAAEGHELANHTWSHQILTDIKPDEAKREISRVQDEVHKITGKTPTLMRPPQGRTDEEVSKISKELGVAQVLWSVTAKDYQTTDSDLITKRVLDQTKRDGIILLHDIYKGTVPAVPGILKELKNRGYTVVTVSQLLSPAKPEPGMVYRP
- a CDS encoding ABC transporter permease, which gives rise to MTAPPDDCLARNDWICGDYLTSRRQILLDAVGQHVQLTVVSVGLGLVIALPLALLARRRRWMAGPVLGLTTVLYTIPSLAMFSLLLPAYGLSAALVVVGLALYSLTLLVRNILAGLSGVPVEAKEAARGMGYGPMRQLLTVELPLAVPAAMAGLRIATVSAVALTTVGAIVGYGGLGNLIYAGMNSFFKAQVLTASVLCVLIAVAFDLLLLGAERLLTPWRRAGRSPRPARGRALSAASGRRA